A DNA window from Desulfomonilaceae bacterium contains the following coding sequences:
- a CDS encoding LptF/LptG family permease: MRILDRYVFREVSVSFLFCFAIFLVTGMVAGFLPILQKGMESGLELTFILFQALVNAFPSTLVTVAPLSISVGVLLGLGRMASDNEISAIKSSGISVMRLLPPVVTLGFLGFILSLICTLILIPKGISEGKRLMREALTKRIDVGIEERVFFDALKDMILYVDQIDSSNGLMKGIFIRESTKPNDVTTILATKGKMTNDPEGKSFIMDLRDGVILKEDARGDSTGNLAFKSYVFKYPLTRMSLEKEQKSLEEMSISEIRKKIKTIMAPIENVTPQNKAFQKRADIFSRILILQRFVYPFSCIALALISFPIGLVSFGKSKLNNVSLGLVAIFAYYALTLAAERAARSYLICPELAIPFPPMLFVFLSIYLMNKVRRESLPTAVVMAQKVLSNLRR, from the coding sequence TTGAGAATTCTAGACAGATACGTGTTTCGCGAAGTAAGTGTCTCCTTCTTGTTTTGCTTCGCAATCTTTCTAGTTACCGGAATGGTAGCCGGTTTCCTTCCAATTCTGCAAAAAGGGATGGAATCGGGTCTTGAGTTAACCTTCATATTGTTTCAGGCCCTTGTGAACGCATTTCCCAGCACTCTGGTAACCGTTGCCCCTCTTTCGATATCAGTAGGAGTGTTGCTCGGTTTGGGGAGGATGGCTTCAGACAATGAGATTTCTGCGATTAAATCCAGTGGCATATCGGTCATGCGACTCCTTCCTCCTGTTGTGACGCTGGGTTTCCTGGGGTTTATCCTAAGCTTGATTTGCACGCTCATTTTAATACCAAAGGGTATCTCTGAGGGCAAACGTTTGATGAGAGAAGCGCTAACAAAGAGAATAGATGTTGGTATAGAAGAACGAGTTTTTTTTGATGCGCTGAAAGACATGATTCTTTATGTGGACCAGATAGATTCATCCAACGGGTTGATGAAAGGTATATTTATAAGGGAGTCGACAAAACCGAATGATGTGACCACAATACTCGCCACCAAAGGTAAGATGACTAATGACCCTGAAGGCAAATCATTCATTATGGATTTGAGAGACGGTGTCATCCTAAAGGAAGACGCGAGAGGAGATTCGACCGGTAACTTAGCCTTCAAAAGCTATGTCTTCAAATATCCATTAACCCGGATGAGCCTTGAGAAAGAACAAAAGTCTCTTGAGGAAATGTCAATTTCGGAGATTCGGAAGAAAATTAAGACAATCATGGCTCCGATAGAAAACGTCACGCCTCAAAACAAGGCCTTCCAAAAGAGAGCTGATATTTTTTCGAGAATTCTGATTCTTCAAAGATTTGTATATCCGTTTTCTTGTATAGCGCTTGCGCTCATATCTTTTCCAATTGGATTGGTAAGCTTCGGGAAAAGTAAGCTTAACAATGTCTCTTTAGGACTGGTAGCCATATTCGCTTATTATGCTTTAACCCTGGCTGCGGAACGTGCAGCAAGATCATATCTGATTTGTCCTGAACTCGCGATCCCCTTTCCACCAATGCTATTTGTCTTCCTGTCAATTTATCTCATGAACAAGGTTCGTCGGGAAAGCTTACCGACAGCAGTGGTAATGGCTCAAAAGGTATTATCGAATTTGAGGCGGTAG
- a CDS encoding NAD(P)/FAD-dependent oxidoreductase has product MAKKILIIGAGITGLTAAVRLVTQGYNVTVVEASSTVGGLAGSIILDGVPIERYYHFICREDHDLIKFINELGLNEKLTWKEAGTASFINGKIYPFNTPFDLLNFAPVPFLQRLRFGMHVAASQFRKSWSGLDKLSAKPWLIKRVGASAYFAIWDPLLRIKFGEYHEQISAAWIWHRIHRVARSRTKPQSLNSYGYLDQGCHTLMQRMIDRLSGSENFHLILNGKVSKISIKNRKTEGVILESGRSISADSVISTCAIPTFIKLVDSLGDYGARLASINYLNVVCVLFVLDRPYSKNFWLNVNDPRMSFNGIVETTNLNPRSDLKGRSLIYVPYYMSSQNPRWGWTDESFFNEYIDALKIINPQFSEDWIVRRYVFRDANAQAVCRVGFSEIMPAMRTSVHGLYITDSSQYYPEDRTLSASVKLGSSVAKLLTMDLHCNKSLSTHI; this is encoded by the coding sequence GTGGCTAAAAAGATTCTCATAATTGGGGCCGGGATCACGGGGCTGACGGCTGCTGTGCGCCTCGTTACGCAAGGATACAATGTAACTGTGGTTGAAGCGTCTTCAACTGTGGGAGGACTGGCCGGCTCGATTATATTAGACGGTGTCCCGATTGAACGATACTATCACTTCATCTGTCGGGAAGACCATGATCTAATAAAATTTATCAATGAACTGGGTTTGAACGAGAAACTGACCTGGAAAGAGGCTGGCACTGCTTCATTCATCAATGGAAAGATTTATCCATTCAACACTCCGTTTGATTTGCTGAACTTTGCCCCTGTGCCCTTTTTACAACGGTTGAGATTTGGAATGCACGTGGCAGCGTCTCAGTTTCGAAAAAGCTGGTCCGGACTCGACAAGTTATCAGCCAAGCCCTGGCTAATAAAACGGGTAGGGGCATCGGCATATTTTGCAATTTGGGATCCCCTGCTGAGGATAAAATTCGGAGAGTACCATGAGCAAATTTCAGCGGCCTGGATATGGCACAGAATTCACCGCGTCGCCAGGTCTAGAACCAAACCACAGAGCCTGAACAGTTATGGATATCTTGACCAAGGATGTCACACTTTGATGCAGCGGATGATCGATAGACTTTCAGGATCAGAAAATTTTCATTTAATCCTCAACGGAAAAGTATCTAAAATTTCTATCAAAAACAGGAAAACGGAAGGGGTCATTCTTGAGAGCGGAAGAAGCATCAGCGCCGATTCAGTTATATCTACCTGCGCCATACCGACTTTCATTAAGCTGGTAGATTCTTTAGGTGATTACGGCGCCAGACTGGCGTCGATCAATTATCTAAATGTTGTTTGCGTTCTTTTTGTACTGGATAGACCTTATTCAAAAAATTTCTGGCTTAATGTGAATGATCCCAGAATGTCTTTTAATGGTATCGTTGAAACCACTAATTTGAACCCCAGATCAGATTTGAAAGGTAGAAGCCTGATCTATGTCCCCTATTACATGAGTTCGCAAAACCCTCGATGGGGCTGGACTGACGAGTCCTTCTTTAACGAGTACATTGATGCTCTGAAAATCATAAATCCCCAATTCAGTGAGGACTGGATTGTCAGACGTTATGTTTTTAGAGACGCTAACGCTCAGGCGGTTTGCCGGGTGGGTTTTTCGGAAATTATGCCGGCTATGCGAACTTCTGTACACGGTCTATACATTACGGATTCGTCCCAATATTATCCGGAAGACAGAACTCTGAGCGCATCGGTTAAACTCGGATCAAGTGTAGCCAAACTTTTGACAATGGATCTGCATTGCAATAAAAGCTTGTCGACACATATATGA
- a CDS encoding SGNH/GDSL hydrolase family protein yields MDSKPNPTKTIIYWIIAFVPLLVVLEVSSYVLLKKTIPSRITGRLGERSVEFQLNQRKLNPETQPQIVSTANVLKDRNKFSVAGSRMFHSSLGWDYPPDIIYQDIDNITYHHGSLGERLTCTSYQNTLMATYGDSFTYCANARDDCTWQTFLAKRLNQNVLNFGVGGYGTDQAVLKHELQNQIHTKIVMLCILPENINRVVNIYRPFYTYNDPLKLTKPIFVKKDGKLILVPNPIQSIDDIHKLDDPKFMKELAKYDYWYQLDQKLPDFSFPWMVSLFHWRDAVLNQISVSLPSASHAFLKPRYPWNLFDEDYPFSVMRHLVDRFVTNALARGSFPIIVIMPHKDYIQESMDYRINRVSRLVDYLTVQKYSFVDAVQIIANMKPSKSKLEKMYQGHATAEGNQVLADILFSRLRKLAPSLVN; encoded by the coding sequence TTGGACAGCAAACCAAATCCCACAAAAACTATAATATACTGGATAATAGCCTTCGTGCCCCTACTTGTGGTTTTAGAAGTTTCTTCATATGTCTTGCTCAAAAAAACCATACCCAGCAGGATAACTGGAAGACTCGGGGAAAGGAGCGTGGAGTTTCAGTTGAATCAAAGGAAGCTAAATCCTGAAACCCAACCACAAATCGTTTCCACCGCCAATGTCCTCAAAGATAGAAACAAATTTTCAGTCGCTGGTTCCAGGATGTTTCACTCATCCCTGGGATGGGACTATCCTCCTGATATAATCTACCAGGATATCGATAACATAACCTACCATCATGGATCCTTGGGGGAGAGGCTTACTTGCACTTCGTATCAAAATACTCTCATGGCGACTTATGGAGATTCATTCACCTATTGCGCCAATGCCAGAGACGATTGTACCTGGCAGACGTTCCTGGCAAAAAGACTGAATCAGAATGTTCTCAATTTCGGAGTCGGTGGATACGGAACTGACCAGGCGGTCCTGAAACATGAACTTCAAAATCAGATTCATACAAAAATAGTCATGTTATGTATTTTACCGGAAAATATAAATCGTGTCGTCAATATATATCGACCCTTTTATACCTACAATGATCCTTTGAAACTTACCAAGCCAATCTTCGTTAAGAAAGATGGTAAATTAATTCTTGTGCCTAATCCGATACAATCTATTGACGATATTCATAAACTTGATGATCCCAAATTCATGAAGGAACTGGCCAAGTATGATTATTGGTATCAATTGGATCAAAAGCTCCCCGATTTCTCGTTTCCCTGGATGGTCTCTCTATTCCATTGGAGGGATGCGGTTCTTAACCAGATTAGCGTATCATTGCCCAGCGCATCGCACGCCTTTTTAAAACCGCGCTATCCGTGGAATCTTTTCGATGAAGATTATCCCTTTTCGGTCATGCGGCATCTTGTCGACCGGTTCGTGACAAATGCATTGGCCAGGGGATCGTTTCCAATAATTGTGATAATGCCTCATAAAGATTACATACAGGAATCAATGGACTACAGAATAAATAGGGTATCAAGACTTGTAGATTATTTGACTGTCCAGAAATATTCGTTTGTTGACGCAGTTCAAATTATAGCCAATATGAAACCGTCAAAATCTAAGCTTGAAAAAATGTATCAAGGACACGCTACAGCAGAAGGTAACCAAGTTTTGGCTGATATTCTGTTTAGTCGTCTTAGAAAACTTGCGCCTTCATTAGTAAATTAA
- a CDS encoding GDSL-type esterase/lipase family protein has protein sequence MKSESFGKIIANYYSVLALIVLNTIVVLIVINLSASGVIDFQNYLRKKNDDEKKRYSFKKYEDPLKEIFPNLAKKDIEGLLDDTRHLSQRFEPYTQFKERPFVGKSVNVDTRGFRPIKDQGPWPPDPHFINIFVFGGSTTFAYGVPDGDSIPSYLQELLNSKCKGRIRVYNFGRGGYISVQERILLEKFILEEIVPDIAVFIDGLNDLAHEDDNPAHTKELTKFMDEGEKSPIKKCILQMPIVKLITNFQKDRESSQTTDSKRSMNNLIRRYKINMEIIESISSHFKIKPLFVWQPVPVYKCDHEYNMFATFDYVGYVPTLSIGYQEMAKVVASDQFGDNFLNLADIQVGLNKSLYVDAIHYTPYLCRIIAQRIADKLEEQKIIKEVEQNP, from the coding sequence ATGAAGTCTGAAAGCTTTGGCAAAATAATTGCTAATTATTACAGCGTATTAGCCTTGATCGTCCTCAACACTATTGTTGTATTAATAGTTATCAATTTATCCGCTTCTGGGGTCATTGATTTCCAAAATTATTTGCGAAAAAAGAATGACGATGAAAAAAAACGATACAGTTTTAAAAAGTATGAAGACCCACTCAAAGAAATCTTTCCGAATTTGGCGAAGAAAGACATTGAAGGGCTTTTAGATGATACGCGGCATCTTTCGCAGAGGTTTGAACCGTACACTCAGTTCAAGGAAAGACCATTTGTTGGAAAGTCTGTCAATGTCGACACTAGGGGGTTCAGACCGATCAAGGACCAGGGACCGTGGCCGCCCGATCCTCACTTTATAAATATTTTTGTTTTTGGCGGTTCCACAACATTCGCTTACGGTGTACCGGACGGAGACAGCATCCCGTCATATCTACAGGAATTGTTAAATTCAAAATGTAAAGGAAGAATTAGAGTCTACAACTTCGGTCGAGGCGGTTACATCTCAGTGCAGGAAAGAATACTTCTAGAAAAATTCATTCTGGAAGAGATAGTGCCAGACATTGCTGTGTTCATAGATGGATTAAATGATTTGGCTCACGAAGATGATAACCCGGCTCACACTAAAGAATTGACCAAATTTATGGATGAGGGAGAAAAATCACCAATCAAGAAATGTATTCTGCAGATGCCTATAGTAAAGCTGATAACTAATTTCCAAAAAGACCGAGAGAGTAGTCAGACCACTGATTCCAAGCGGAGCATGAATAATCTTATACGTCGGTACAAAATTAACATGGAGATAATCGAGTCAATTTCAAGTCATTTCAAAATCAAACCACTTTTTGTCTGGCAACCTGTACCGGTTTACAAATGCGATCATGAATATAATATGTTCGCAACATTTGATTACGTTGGCTATGTGCCAACCCTTAGCATCGGATACCAAGAAATGGCTAAAGTTGTTGCCAGCGACCAATTTGGCGATAATTTTCTAAACCTTGCAGATATTCAAGTAGGTTTAAATAAATCTCTCTACGTCGATGCGATTCATTACACTCCATATTTGTGTCGAATAATAGCTCAGAGAATTGCTGACAAGCTAGAAGAGCAGAAAATTATAAAAGAAGTTGAACAGAATCCGTAA
- a CDS encoding GAF domain-containing protein → MKEQQQFPFKTVLSLKPLIDFWNRTITSSDASWGLSQDELNSRLEEAQELLEPITDFSALERHQPVIKTLMSAVFPRAFWEAQVAGAFIPFQLRPFFVSPLLKKKFLNNDGSIKGRPFPDEEAYNRDRILKAYLMVLKKFYDIDSDLDLPLIRIVPDPDTGLDRYYKIITQTKFVEPHSPTPVRDLTEDERSKIRENILDLESLGRIIQIENFEFHGFVVVYALEITTSSVISALESDLIDSGSIACGSGLARLENRLRTLLGVPDLRADLMAFDGDEAIILKDRVSGEESHFFSLSKRLSLKDFSGSKLDEVIQEGKIVTISDLETAASEQISESKFVAGDTRSWLAAPLTYCGRNIGVLNLTSPHPAEFGISQSLLVKEILPIFSVALKRSLDEFNSTIEKTIKEKCTAIHPSVEWRFRKAAIQSLESFEDGSVGDFTPVVFENVHVLYAAADIKGSSEIRNRSIQADLSEQLRLALEIISTALSKKSFPILEEVSHQILGRLKIISQGVTTADEQPIVNLVQIEIEPLFPFLRTLGSDLANLIDKYQSRLDPVTATIFQERREFQESVALLNRRLALYLHGEQNLAQSIFPHFFDKHQTDGVDYVVYLGESMIEKMKFSDVYVKNLRLWQLIVCCGMAWITTDVRSELKVPLDVTHLILVTYTPISIRFRFDEKRFDVDGAYNIGHEIIRSRIDKATVKINNDRLTQPDRIAIVYSRPEEAMEMRRHISYLQDNDFLLDDLEYVELNDLPGVQGLRAMRVGVNVQSSKIAERVASTLGHEVTI, encoded by the coding sequence ATGAAAGAACAACAACAATTTCCATTCAAAACTGTCTTGAGTCTTAAGCCTCTGATCGATTTCTGGAACAGGACGATCACGTCTTCGGACGCGTCATGGGGGCTTTCTCAGGACGAACTCAATTCAAGGCTGGAGGAGGCTCAAGAACTGCTGGAGCCGATCACGGATTTCTCAGCCCTCGAACGCCATCAACCCGTAATCAAGACACTTATGTCCGCCGTGTTCCCTAGAGCATTCTGGGAGGCGCAAGTCGCTGGCGCGTTTATACCATTCCAGTTAAGGCCTTTTTTCGTTTCGCCTTTACTGAAGAAAAAGTTTCTTAACAATGATGGGTCGATAAAGGGCAGACCGTTTCCTGATGAAGAGGCTTACAACAGGGACAGGATTTTGAAAGCCTACCTGATGGTTTTGAAAAAATTTTACGATATTGATTCTGATCTTGATTTACCTTTGATCAGAATAGTCCCCGATCCGGATACAGGTTTGGACAGGTATTACAAAATTATCACGCAGACAAAATTTGTTGAGCCGCACAGTCCAACTCCCGTTCGAGATTTGACAGAGGACGAGAGATCCAAAATCAGGGAGAACATTTTGGATCTTGAATCTCTGGGACGTATTATCCAGATTGAGAATTTCGAATTTCACGGATTTGTTGTTGTATACGCTCTCGAGATTACTACTAGCTCGGTCATATCGGCACTGGAAAGCGATCTCATTGACAGCGGCTCTATAGCCTGCGGTTCAGGTCTAGCCCGTTTGGAAAATCGTTTGCGGACACTTTTGGGGGTGCCTGACCTTAGGGCGGACCTCATGGCTTTTGACGGCGATGAGGCGATAATCCTCAAAGACAGAGTTTCGGGAGAGGAGAGCCACTTTTTTTCCTTGTCAAAGCGTTTATCCCTGAAAGATTTCTCTGGCTCAAAATTGGATGAAGTAATCCAGGAAGGCAAGATAGTCACAATTTCGGATCTTGAAACTGCCGCGTCAGAACAAATATCGGAATCCAAATTTGTCGCCGGCGACACCCGGTCCTGGTTGGCCGCTCCGCTCACATACTGCGGCCGGAATATAGGTGTTCTTAACCTTACATCTCCTCACCCTGCTGAATTTGGAATTTCCCAATCACTTTTGGTAAAGGAAATTTTACCTATTTTTTCTGTGGCTCTTAAGAGATCTTTGGATGAATTTAATTCGACCATAGAGAAAACCATCAAGGAAAAATGCACAGCCATTCATCCGTCAGTGGAATGGCGGTTCCGGAAAGCCGCAATCCAAAGTCTGGAAAGCTTTGAAGATGGCTCTGTTGGAGATTTCACTCCAGTAGTGTTCGAGAATGTTCATGTTTTGTACGCCGCTGCGGATATCAAAGGGTCGTCCGAAATCAGGAATCGAAGCATTCAGGCAGACCTGAGTGAACAACTTCGGTTAGCCTTGGAAATAATTTCGACGGCGCTTTCAAAAAAATCATTCCCAATCCTGGAAGAAGTGAGTCACCAAATTCTAGGGAGATTGAAAATAATATCCCAAGGAGTTACGACGGCCGATGAACAACCGATCGTGAACCTTGTGCAGATTGAAATAGAACCTCTTTTTCCGTTTTTAAGAACATTAGGTTCGGATTTGGCCAATCTGATTGACAAGTACCAGAGTCGACTGGATCCCGTTACGGCAACCATTTTCCAGGAACGTCGGGAGTTTCAGGAAAGTGTCGCTTTGTTGAACAGGAGGCTAGCATTATACCTCCATGGTGAACAGAACTTGGCTCAATCTATTTTCCCCCATTTTTTTGACAAACATCAGACCGATGGTGTTGATTATGTAGTTTATCTTGGGGAGTCAATGATCGAGAAAATGAAGTTCAGTGATGTTTATGTCAAAAATCTTCGTTTGTGGCAGTTGATAGTGTGTTGTGGGATGGCCTGGATCACTACTGACGTTCGGTCTGAACTGAAGGTTCCACTCGATGTTACTCATCTGATACTCGTAACCTATACCCCAATTTCAATAAGATTTCGTTTTGATGAGAAAAGGTTCGATGTTGACGGAGCATATAACATTGGCCATGAGATTATTCGATCCAGAATAGACAAAGCGACCGTCAAAATAAACAATGACCGCCTTACTCAGCCCGATAGAATCGCTATAGTTTATTCTAGGCCCGAAGAGGCCATGGAGATGAGGAGACACATTTCTTATCTGCAGGATAACGATTTCCTTTTGGATGACCTGGAATATGTCGAACTGAATGATCTCCCCGGCGTCCAGGGACTTAGAGCCATGAGAGTCGGCGTGAACGTGCAGTCATCGAAGATTGCCGAAAGAGTAGCTTCAACGCTGGGGCATGAAGTGACTATTTAG
- a CDS encoding radical SAM protein produces the protein MQLNLLLVVPIGKSHYVVPPVGLGYLATALRKSGFDNVAILDSIKETLDFRTFTERIKILAPQIVGFQVFSSDFSSVKTCSRIVKEVLPHSLVIIGGPHVSARGVESLRDFPDADYGFQGEAEIGLPFFARRILKSEDIPFEQIPGLIYRDGSELRATERVFVEDLDSLGFPAWDLMPPESYPDAPQGAFYKKFPIAPIASSRGCPYTCAFCGSPVNMGNKLRFRSLESVFAEMELLYEQYGVREFHFIDDMFNASKKRVIEFCKTLSAKNWDVCYTFPNGLRLNTLDEESLVWMKKTGAYAFTVGIESGSQRILDAMNKKLTLELIREKVNLIDRVGIEPSGFFLIGFPGETKEDMEKTLQFAKSLPLKRAHFSNFLPLPGTSATQGLLDSGEIESTNWEDLAYSSTPYSPKGITKDELKSFQRRAFLEFHLRPKILCKMLREIRSYYHFKSILVRARDYLFT, from the coding sequence TTGCAACTTAATTTGCTGTTAGTAGTCCCGATCGGAAAATCACATTACGTAGTTCCACCGGTAGGGCTTGGTTATCTAGCCACGGCATTGCGCAAGAGTGGATTTGATAATGTGGCAATCCTGGATTCGATCAAAGAGACATTGGATTTTAGAACATTCACCGAGCGAATAAAAATTCTTGCCCCTCAAATTGTAGGTTTTCAGGTATTCTCGTCCGACTTCTCTTCAGTCAAAACATGTTCTCGAATCGTTAAAGAAGTCCTACCTCATAGCCTGGTTATTATTGGCGGACCTCATGTTTCAGCTAGAGGCGTAGAAAGCCTGAGAGATTTTCCAGACGCGGATTATGGCTTCCAGGGAGAAGCCGAAATCGGGCTTCCTTTTTTTGCTCGTCGTATCCTCAAGTCTGAGGATATTCCATTCGAACAGATCCCGGGACTGATTTATCGTGACGGGTCTGAATTAAGAGCCACTGAAAGGGTTTTTGTAGAAGACCTTGACTCCCTTGGTTTCCCGGCCTGGGACCTGATGCCTCCGGAATCATATCCGGACGCTCCTCAAGGCGCCTTTTACAAAAAATTTCCCATAGCGCCCATAGCCTCATCGCGCGGATGTCCATACACCTGCGCTTTCTGCGGGTCACCTGTGAATATGGGAAACAAACTTCGGTTCCGGAGTCTTGAGAGCGTGTTTGCTGAGATGGAGCTTCTTTATGAACAATACGGGGTTCGAGAATTTCATTTTATAGATGATATGTTTAACGCTTCGAAAAAAAGAGTGATTGAATTCTGTAAGACATTGAGCGCTAAGAACTGGGATGTTTGCTATACATTCCCAAATGGACTGCGCCTAAATACCCTCGATGAAGAATCGCTCGTCTGGATGAAGAAGACAGGAGCCTACGCTTTTACAGTGGGGATTGAATCAGGGTCCCAAAGAATACTTGACGCAATGAACAAGAAGCTGACACTCGAGTTAATCAGAGAAAAAGTCAATCTTATCGATAGAGTGGGAATTGAACCAAGTGGTTTCTTTCTGATTGGTTTCCCTGGTGAAACCAAAGAAGACATGGAGAAGACGCTTCAATTTGCCAAGAGTCTTCCTTTAAAAAGAGCGCATTTCAGTAACTTCCTCCCCTTGCCGGGCACATCGGCCACACAGGGACTTTTGGATTCCGGTGAAATTGAATCTACGAATTGGGAAGACCTGGCATATTCGAGTACGCCGTATTCTCCCAAAGGAATTACGAAGGATGAACTTAAATCCTTTCAGCGAAGGGCGTTCCTTGAGTTTCATCTCCGACCAAAGATACTCTGCAAAATGCTCCGTGAAATTAGGAGCTACTACCACTTTAAGTCAATACTCGTTAGGGCGAGAGATTACCTGTTTACGTGA
- a CDS encoding phosphatase PAP2 family protein: MSKRHLIVPPRVILLIALVVSSFFINAYNTELFGQLNSLHSNLSDAFWVSMTTMGDGLLLGVVLGMFIIVNPRITVFGLLLLLSSSITVNFIKAIVPELRPAEMLGAVHFVGPVLRSGSFPSGHSAAAFATALSIAHFSSSRALKVCLLLFGTLVGLSRIFIGAHFPNDVVWGIIVALILYEVLCEFWWPRIEFFVPDSPPMDNSYFRFALSLEVALSLFCLVVYSQMFAEYPPAAIAVSSGVLTFFVIAFVKIVKNY, translated from the coding sequence ATGTCAAAGAGACATCTTATCGTTCCGCCGCGAGTTATCCTCTTAATAGCCCTTGTCGTCTCATCTTTCTTCATTAATGCTTACAATACTGAATTATTCGGACAGTTGAATTCGCTTCATTCTAATTTGTCGGACGCTTTCTGGGTATCCATGACAACAATGGGAGACGGTTTGCTCCTGGGTGTTGTCCTTGGAATGTTCATCATTGTAAACCCAAGGATTACTGTTTTTGGCCTATTATTGCTACTTTCCTCATCTATCACGGTAAATTTCATAAAAGCCATCGTTCCCGAACTCAGGCCCGCCGAGATGTTGGGGGCGGTTCACTTTGTCGGTCCAGTATTAAGGTCTGGTTCATTCCCGTCGGGGCACAGCGCCGCCGCGTTTGCGACTGCCCTTTCGATCGCCCATTTCAGTTCATCCAGAGCGCTTAAAGTTTGTCTATTGTTATTCGGCACACTTGTCGGCCTGTCGCGGATTTTTATAGGAGCGCATTTTCCGAACGATGTCGTTTGGGGAATAATTGTCGCTCTAATCCTTTACGAAGTCTTGTGCGAGTTTTGGTGGCCCAGGATCGAATTTTTTGTTCCGGATTCCCCTCCCATGGATAATAGTTATTTTCGCTTTGCGCTGTCCCTGGAAGTGGCTTTGTCACTGTTTTGCCTTGTGGTATATTCGCAGATGTTTGCTGAATATCCTCCCGCTGCAATCGCCGTTTCTTCAGGGGTCCTGACTTTTTTCGTAATAGCGTTCGTAAAGATTGTTAAGAATTATTAG
- a CDS encoding class I SAM-dependent methyltransferase has translation MTRAFNELIKMEYTPCDLCGSMNHEIIYSKIDHVTGLEFHVVECECGMVFVNPMPSEECTRLLYPSDYLTEKPFLGSLFREMIRLLPPMQEGSRRLLDVGCGTGHFIKFASQVGWDAEGVDFADWGSSKNDVKIRLGNFPSMDYPGESYNVITSWAVLEHVRYPSLFFQKIGKLLDKDGAFIFTVPNVSAPGMKLSCDEDVPRHLWLFTPSTTKDYLLKYGMRVETILHNGKVYRSYPFGLLRYGWHVLFEKKDPVCSVYQNKSVALLRNRSVSVHYGDWVRDVLRTVSPLDIVVDGLDLGLGLMLANLSKWTKNYGVITVIARKQE, from the coding sequence ATGACAAGAGCTTTTAATGAATTGATTAAAATGGAATATACGCCTTGTGATTTGTGCGGTTCAATGAACCATGAGATAATTTATTCGAAAATAGACCACGTTACGGGATTGGAATTCCATGTCGTTGAGTGTGAATGCGGGATGGTATTTGTAAATCCGATGCCGTCTGAAGAATGCACACGCTTGCTTTATCCCTCGGACTATCTAACCGAGAAACCTTTTCTAGGATCACTTTTTAGGGAAATGATCCGCCTGTTACCACCTATGCAGGAGGGTAGTAGGCGGTTGTTGGATGTTGGATGTGGAACGGGCCACTTCATAAAGTTCGCCTCCCAGGTAGGCTGGGATGCGGAGGGAGTAGATTTTGCAGACTGGGGAAGCTCTAAAAATGATGTCAAAATTCGATTGGGAAATTTTCCGAGCATGGACTATCCGGGAGAATCCTATAATGTAATAACCTCATGGGCAGTATTGGAACACGTGAGATATCCTTCCCTATTCTTTCAGAAAATTGGAAAACTTCTGGATAAAGACGGAGCCTTTATTTTCACCGTGCCAAACGTTTCGGCGCCGGGCATGAAGTTGTCCTGCGACGAAGACGTTCCTAGGCATCTTTGGCTCTTCACACCATCAACCACAAAAGATTATCTGCTCAAATATGGCATGCGCGTGGAGACGATTCTCCACAATGGAAAGGTCTACCGATCGTATCCGTTCGGGCTGTTAAGGTATGGCTGGCACGTTCTATTCGAGAAGAAAGATCCGGTTTGTTCAGTTTATCAGAATAAGTCGGTTGCTCTCCTCAGGAACCGGTCCGTAAGTGTGCATTATGGTGATTGGGTTAGGGATGTTTTGAGAACGGTTTCTCCGTTGGATATCGTCGTCGATGGATTAGATCTGGGGCTTGGTCTCATGTTGGCAAATCTATCCAAATGGACCAAAAACTATGGAGTGATAACCGTCATAGCTCGAAAACAGGAGTAA